In a single window of the Prochlorococcus marinus str. AS9601 genome:
- a CDS encoding metal ABC transporter substrate-binding protein, which produces MSIFKRIFSSYISHKKVSIRNSLIASAALFSINTNGAFAESKNYVAVEPLTCDIVKSIALPSDEVICLVDRKQDVHDLKISPKQARLLKKADKVFTLGTEMTPAMRNWVKRNSTVVLGVSAIDIDDHSDHDDHDDHGHSAKKHDDHDDHDDHDDHGHSAKKHDDHDDHDDHGHSAKKHDDHDDHDDHDHHDHGGVDPHVWHDPHNIIKMGEVVSKSLKKDVSERKLRKAISNRFKTFDKTLEDLDKWIVKQVSTIPSSNRVIVSKHKAMDYYGDAFGFETISLLDFLGHSSSLRPQNISKVLNELKEENVKVIFKEQEPASKLVNNLSKQSSIPLSSNQIFVDGLMMEGNTITVAVHNTCTIVNELGGSCDETTGFDLASNWGSLNQ; this is translated from the coding sequence ATGTCAATTTTTAAGAGAATTTTTTCAAGCTATATATCTCATAAAAAAGTATCTATCCGAAATTCACTTATCGCTAGTGCGGCATTATTCTCAATAAATACAAACGGTGCCTTTGCTGAAAGTAAAAACTATGTAGCAGTTGAGCCTCTTACCTGCGATATCGTTAAATCTATAGCACTCCCTTCCGATGAAGTTATATGTCTAGTAGATAGAAAACAAGATGTTCATGATTTAAAAATTTCTCCAAAACAGGCAAGATTATTAAAAAAGGCAGATAAAGTTTTTACTTTAGGGACAGAAATGACACCCGCAATGAGGAATTGGGTGAAGAGAAATAGCACTGTTGTTTTAGGCGTAAGCGCAATTGATATTGACGATCATAGTGACCATGATGACCACGACGATCATGGACACTCAGCAAAGAAACATGATGACCATGATGACCATGATGACCACGACGATCATGGACACTCAGCAAAGAAACATGATGACCATGATGACCACGACGATCATGGACACTCAGCAAAGAAACATGATGACCATGATGACCATGATGACCACGACCATCATGATCACGGAGGCGTGGATCCACATGTCTGGCATGATCCTCATAACATCATCAAGATGGGTGAAGTCGTATCAAAAAGTCTTAAAAAAGACGTGTCTGAAAGAAAACTACGCAAAGCTATCTCTAATAGATTCAAAACTTTTGACAAAACACTAGAAGATCTTGATAAATGGATTGTCAAACAAGTATCTACTATCCCTTCTTCAAATCGTGTAATTGTCTCAAAACACAAAGCTATGGATTACTATGGCGATGCATTTGGTTTTGAAACGATAAGTTTATTAGATTTCTTAGGTCATTCATCTAGCCTGAGGCCTCAGAACATATCAAAAGTTTTAAATGAGTTAAAGGAAGAAAATGTCAAAGTCATATTTAAGGAGCAAGAGCCTGCTTCAAAATTAGTCAATAATTTAAGCAAGCAAAGTTCTATCCCACTCTCTTCTAATCAAATTTTTGTCGATGGACTAATGATGGAAGGAAACACTATCACTGTGGCAGTTCATAACACGTGCACTATCGTCAATGAGCTTGGTGGCTCATGTGATGAGACAACAGGTTTTGATTTAGCAAGTAACTGGGGATCACTTAATCAATAA
- a CDS encoding CobW family GTP-binding protein, whose product MSIKEKVPVTILTGFLGSGKTTLLNRILSEEHGKRIAVIENEYGEVGIDQGLVINADEEVFEMSNGCICCTVRGDLIRVLGNLMKRRDKFDYVLVETTGLADPGPVAQTFFMDEEISSEFTLDGIVTLVDAAHIDQQLGRSDESSEQVAFADVLVLNKTDLVSDDALNTLESRLRDMNRMTRIIRAENAKVPIETVLNLSAFDLDQILKRRPTFLEPEYPFEWTGVYDLDAGKYELMLEEGPDPEMSLVALANQGESEEELKDGAESSVRLYAEKANSLDPGNTIPYGEHINLKLEDKGNKSFILNIEKPTKIGLFTQHTAEEFNMKVIKSDENKEIPFNTERFWQAEHEHDDEVGSIAIERFGDVDPEKLNTWMGRLLSEKGVDIFRTKGFISYSGNPRRIVFQGVHMLFTAQPDKEWGNEPRRNQLVFIGRNLNEKEMQEGFDKCLK is encoded by the coding sequence ATGAGTATTAAGGAAAAGGTTCCTGTAACCATACTTACTGGATTCTTAGGATCAGGGAAGACTACTTTGCTTAATAGAATATTGAGTGAAGAGCACGGGAAAAGAATAGCAGTAATTGAAAATGAATACGGTGAAGTGGGTATAGATCAAGGGCTCGTAATTAATGCAGATGAAGAAGTGTTTGAGATGTCAAACGGGTGCATTTGTTGTACTGTTCGCGGCGATTTAATAAGAGTCCTTGGCAACCTTATGAAAAGAAGAGATAAGTTTGACTATGTTTTAGTAGAAACGACAGGATTAGCAGATCCAGGTCCAGTTGCTCAGACATTTTTCATGGATGAAGAGATTAGTTCTGAATTCACTCTTGATGGAATTGTGACTTTAGTTGATGCTGCCCACATTGATCAACAGTTAGGCAGGAGTGATGAAAGTTCAGAACAAGTGGCATTTGCAGATGTTCTTGTCCTTAATAAAACTGATTTAGTCTCTGATGATGCACTAAATACTCTTGAATCGAGATTGAGAGACATGAACCGAATGACCCGAATTATTAGAGCCGAGAATGCCAAAGTACCAATTGAAACAGTCTTAAATCTAAGTGCATTTGATCTTGATCAGATCCTTAAACGCAGGCCAACATTCCTTGAACCAGAATATCCTTTTGAATGGACAGGTGTTTACGATCTTGATGCAGGTAAATATGAATTAATGCTAGAAGAAGGACCCGATCCAGAAATGTCCTTAGTAGCCCTCGCTAACCAAGGAGAGAGTGAAGAGGAACTTAAAGATGGTGCTGAATCCTCCGTGAGACTTTATGCAGAAAAAGCTAATAGTTTAGATCCTGGAAATACCATCCCATATGGAGAACATATAAATCTCAAATTGGAGGATAAAGGAAATAAATCATTCATCCTGAACATAGAAAAACCAACAAAAATAGGTTTGTTTACACAGCACACTGCTGAAGAATTCAATATGAAAGTCATTAAAAGTGACGAAAATAAAGAGATTCCATTTAATACTGAAAGATTCTGGCAAGCAGAGCACGAACATGATGATGAAGTAGGCTCAATTGCTATAGAGCGTTTTGGAGATGTTGACCCAGAAAAACTAAATACTTGGATGGGAAGACTTCTATCAGAAAAAGGAGTGGATATATTCAGAACTAAAGGTTTCATAAGTTACTCAGGTAACCCAAGGAGAATAGTTTTCCAGGGAGTTCACATGTTATTTACTGCACAACCTGATAAAGAATGGGGTAACGAACCTCGTAGAAATCAACTTGTTTTTATCGGTAGAAATTTAAATGAGAAAGAGATGCAAGAAGGCTTTGATAAATGCCTGAAATAG
- a CDS encoding WD40 repeat domain-containing protein yields MPEIEPFSPRGMFHEGWTAEVNDYAIACGWALKGKQFIVGDVAGGLFSFEGDTGKIIWKKENTHSGGLLAMAIHPEGEIFATSGQDGNVQICNCHEGKVIKTLDLGKGWVEHLKWSNDGLFLAIASSKKVYVFNEIGEEKWISEDHPSTVSAITWSNKNELATACYGRVTFFDIVNNKTNQKLEWQGSLVSMELSPDGDIVACGSQDNSVHFWRRSTGMDAEMTGYPGKPSHLSFDDSGKLLATSGSERITVWSFIGNGPEGTMPGELCHHTEPISSLAFSNKGMLVASGSRDGSVVASFLKNDGNGDPVGAAFAGDLVGAISWRPDDCALAAVNAKGVVNVWKFKVRTNLFSKGFK; encoded by the coding sequence ATGCCTGAAATAGAACCATTTAGCCCAAGAGGCATGTTCCATGAAGGATGGACTGCTGAAGTTAACGATTACGCCATAGCATGTGGCTGGGCTCTTAAAGGAAAACAATTTATTGTTGGCGACGTAGCAGGAGGTCTTTTTTCGTTCGAAGGAGATACTGGAAAAATTATTTGGAAAAAAGAAAATACTCACTCTGGTGGTCTACTAGCAATGGCAATTCATCCAGAGGGTGAAATTTTTGCAACATCAGGTCAGGATGGAAATGTTCAAATTTGTAATTGCCATGAAGGTAAAGTTATTAAAACACTTGATCTTGGCAAAGGTTGGGTAGAACACCTCAAGTGGTCTAATGACGGTTTATTTCTAGCGATAGCTTCCTCAAAAAAAGTATATGTTTTTAATGAAATTGGTGAAGAGAAATGGATCTCAGAAGACCATCCAAGCACAGTAAGTGCAATAACGTGGTCAAATAAAAATGAGCTAGCAACTGCTTGCTATGGAAGAGTGACATTCTTTGACATAGTTAATAATAAAACGAATCAAAAACTCGAATGGCAAGGATCATTGGTATCTATGGAATTAAGCCCTGATGGAGATATAGTCGCCTGTGGGAGTCAAGACAATTCAGTTCATTTTTGGAGAAGATCAACAGGAATGGATGCTGAAATGACTGGATACCCTGGAAAACCAAGTCACCTTTCTTTTGATGACAGCGGAAAATTATTAGCGACTAGCGGCAGTGAAAGAATTACAGTATGGAGCTTTATAGGAAATGGTCCAGAAGGGACTATGCCAGGAGAGCTATGTCACCATACAGAACCTATTTCGAGCTTAGCCTTTTCAAATAAAGGTATGCTTGTAGCCTCAGGATCTAGGGATGGTTCTGTTGTCGCAAGTTTCCTAAAAAATGACGGCAATGGAGACCCAGTTGGGGCTGCATTTGCCGGAGATTTGGTAGGGGCAATATCATGGAGACCTGATGATTGTGCACTTGCAGCAGTTAATGCAAAAGGTGTTGTAAATGTATGGAAATTTAAAGTTCGTACTAACCTTTTTTCAAAGGGATTTAAGTAA